The stretch of DNA acgtACATGAGTTCACTGGGCGACGGGGTTCGTGTTGGGATGAGCCATTCTGTTGGGAGGGACTTGCGCTCATGATGTCGTGTTTGAAGCTCCCGTTCAAGGTCGCTCAAATCCTTGTCGGATAGATCTACGTCGTGGACGAGGTGTCCGATCGCCATCTTGGATGAGGAACGAGGCAGAGTGAACTTGGGCGAATCCGGCGATGTCGACATTGCGGAGAGCGGCAGGTTGGAGGCTGAAGTGAAGTGACCGTTTGCGATGGCGTTGTCATTGAATGGGTCGATCCGTCGTTGAATTGACTcagaagagagagagggcgATGAGCTACTCGCCTGGGTAATTGCGATCTCTGGCACAATCGGGAAAGGACCCGCTCCTGGAGCAAGCGCGGAGTCTTGAGGCGACCAGGTGATAGCGTCGTaaggggaggaaggcggaCGAGCAGTGACTCCAACCCCTACTAGAGAAGAAGGTAGGGGTATTCCGATTATGGGTGACGggctcgacgtcgctgctggcgaggaggaaggccgGCGCAACTCACGTACCCAGGCGTCACAGCTTGAAGAAAACGTAGACGATTCGcatgagctcgtccagTCAGTCGACACGGGACTTGTAGGGGGCGTTTTATACAATGAGAAAGACGGAGACGAGggaggcgagggtgaggaaggtggcgaCGCGTTGTTGCACTGTGCCAAAGTGTCCGATGACACACTCCAGACCGGCTGGACGGGTAGCGGCGCGAACTCGGTGTAAACAAACGACGAGTAGGGGGCGGTTCTGCACTGGTTATCAGGCGGCCAGTGGAGGGGGACAAAGTAGCCTTGGATGGTGATGGCATCATCGCCTGCTTGGGGGCGGTAggtgaagaagaagggccCGAGGCGCGTCTCTTGAGGCGTTCCCCCCGATGGTGCCGACATGGTGGGCGTAAGGAAGGTGGGTCAAGATGACTGGGTGCAAGGACAGTGGATCTAATGATTGTGGTTCTGggaggatgaagatgatggacagtgaggaggatgggaaagaagggaagaggagatggaAGAGGAGACTGACTGTCAAAAGTGAGTAGATGGAAGAAGAGTGTTGTTGTGCTGGAAATGAGACATGAGCGCGAGTGTGCGAGACTACCTTCGCTCGCACCCAACCAAGTCAGCCACAGCCAGCCGCAGCCTTCACTCCACCTGTCTTCCTttcgtcgccctcgtcatcctcatcaacctcgTAGGGCCCGCCACCGTCTCCCTGGGTATGAGCATACATAATGATGTGCCGACCGAGATCGTGCTGCTATCGTCCGCTCCACCGCCCGACAGCCCGACAGCCGACAACCGAATAGTGTGGTGATATTACTCCCTCTCAAATCTATCAACAGCCATTACTGCACCATCAGCTAGACTCCTGCAGCAGCACTTACGTCCGAGTACTTCATGACGAGCGTAATGACGCCGTAGCCCATGGCGACCATGACTGCGATGAGTCCGCCAATGATACCGATAATCATGAGCCACGGGAACGGCTCGTTCTCCATCTTTTTgatgcgctcctcgcgctcgcgcttctgCTCCTCAGTCTCGGGTGCGGCGGGCTTGATGATGCCGCGCGCCCGCAGGTCGTCCATGAATTTTTCCCGCCTGTCCGCCTCAgcctgctcgcgcgccttcttGACAAGATCGAGATAGAGAggtgcgcgcgcgtccgTGCTCATGGGGTCGATGCCGGTTGtggccttgccctcgccgccgctctGGATCATGAGGAACGACGGGTAGTGATGCTCGCACCATTGCTCGATGCGGGCACACGAGATTGAGAAGCGCAACATGTTGggctcgtccttgggcaCCTTTGCGTGGATCTTGCGGGCGTAGTCGCGGAACATGAAAGCGACGTCGCGGGGGTTAGTCGAGCGTAAAATAATTTGCACggcctcgcccttgcgGATCTTGACGTTCTGCTTGAAGATCAATGGATTCATGAAGCAGCGCTCGAGCGTCGCCATGGCCATGACGGCCGGGATGGCCACAAAGTTGAACACGCTCTGGTTCTTGAGAAGAGTGAGGTAGTCAAGGGCATCGCACGAGTGGCGCagggcgtcgagcaccATCTCGTTGGCAGCCCACTGCGCTTCACGGTAGCGCGACTCGTCTGTCAACTCCTTCATGGAGTTGAAGCCGTAATTGCCCCAGATTGCGCGGGGCCAGAACCCTCgaccctcgtcgacgtcctccttgatgtCGCGGTAGATGTTGGTCTTCTGGAGGAGCAGACCCATCGAGTTGGACAGCGTGAGCTGGTCCTTGAGGAACGCCCGCTCTttggccgagctggagaagAGGCCGGACaggccctcgccgacgaggccggcgacgtAGTGGCAGTACAGGTCGTAGTCTGCGATCGAGTTAACCTCCGCCACGGGTAGCTCTGgggtcgcgagcgcggcaaAGTCGGCCATCCCTTTGCCCATCTTGCGCGTCACGTCACCAATGACCTGCTGGTACTtctggtcgaggagggcaaaCTCCTTCTGAATAATGTCGAACTCGACGAGAACGCCGCGGTCCTTCTCGTTAGGGCCAGAGCCGCTGAACGTCCACCCGGGCTCGTGGAGCTTGAGATGGAATTcgcggaggagagggagctTGACAGAGTTGGGGACAGTcatgtcgtcctcgaccgtgTCGAGGGCACGAAGGACGAGGTAGAAGAGGCAGACGACTCGTGCGAGCTCtccctcgagctccttgatTACCATGGAGAACGAGCGGGAAGTCTGGTCGAGGAAATCCCAGCAGCGCTTCATCGACTCGCGGTCGTAGCCAGTGTCGGCAAACTCTTTGGGGTTGGTGATGTCGCGAGTGTCGCGCCAGATCTTGTACCCGATCATGGAGCGGAGCTCTCCTGGGTGAGTGACGCCTGGTTGTCAGTATGTGACGCGTCAGAGTGCCCTTACCCATGATAAGAAACTGGAGAGCGCCCATGGTGATGGACTAGAAGTGAAGGGTTATAGAAGAGTGAACAGCGAAAGGAACAAGATGGTGTTAGATTACGATGCCCAAGGGTGTCCACATCATGATGTGTCCACCCACCTACCCATCCGTCCACCTGGATTCACCTGACTGACCGTACGACCCACccccatcaccaccacATTCTTCAGGGGTTACATGACGGGATCAAAACACACCTTATTCAAGATCCTAAACGGGGCCAAATACTTGGTTACATTCATCAGTTGGCCACCAAATCAACTTGACATCTACCACTACTCTATCTCCAATGAGCTCGTCACCCCCACCtgccgagcccgagcccacCGCTCCCGAGAGTCCTGTCGgagcgccgtcgccagGCGCGTCAGAGAGCGCGCCCGCACCAGCGATGGCGAACATGTTCGGCTCCGATGACGACAATACAGCCGCCAACACGAATGACAACATGGCTCCAGGCAGCGAGGCACAAGAAGCACGCgaagagggggaaggggagggcgagtacgTCCCCGCGACAGAGAGTAGCGCGGCGCGCATTCCGTCATTCAAGAAGCGCCGCGGGAGTGGCGacgaagagggcgaggatgacgaggagcgggagaggagaaagaagaagaagaaggacgcACGCGCGGAGCGGCGTGCCCGTGCGGCAGctgaagaggaagaggaaggcggTGAAGACGAGCCGCAGCTGGACGAAGCCACCCGTcgccgccttgcgcttgaggaGCGCATCGACGCTGTGGGCAAGACGAACCGCGCTCCCCGccgcaagaagaagggggATGACATTGACGTGAGTAACTAGACTGGCTCAGTTGACCGCAGATTGTCGAGGGATACCATGACGACGTGTGTGTGCGCCTACGCGACCGCATGTACAcggctgccgaggccgaccaGAAGTCCAACTTGAAGAAGATGCCTGCCACCAGCAAGTTAGCCATGTtggacgaggtcgtcaatGCGCTGCAAAAGTGAGTTATATGTCCTAGACTCGAACTGACATCAGCACCACGCTCTGGTCGTCGATCATCGACAacgaggtgctcaaggCGGTCAAGATGTGGCTCGAGCCGTTGCCGGACAAATCGCTCCCGGCTGTGGGGATCCAGAAGGCCGTCTTCGAGGTACTCCCCAAGATGGACCTAGACACGGCGACGATCCGTGAGGCCGGACTGGGGCCGATCGTGCTCTTCTACACGAAGACGAAGCGCGTGACGCCGTCGATcaaccgcgccgccgaggcgcttgtGCAGACGTGGTCGCGTCCGATCATCAAGCGGCCCGCCGACTTCCGCAGTCGTTACATCCAGACGGcggacgagatggagcgcgccgagtacgacgagttcgacgacgacgaggagccgCGCGAAAGCCgcccgaggccgaagaCGAAGACCAAGAAGCAGCGTTTCAACGTTGCCGAAGCGCTCACCGAGAACCGTGACCGTAAGGGCGCCCGCCTGCCAAACGTACGCGATGTGCAATATACGGTTGCGCCTGAGAGCCGGCTTACGCACCACTCGGGCGAGACGGGATACATTGCGCGCATCCAACAGGACAACAAGAAGTTTAACCGCTTTGCGCGCCAGCTCAAGGGCCAGAAGTCGGGCCGTTAGATGAGCTATCGCGAGGGAGTGTAGCGAGCGCATGAGGTGTGGTTGAGAGCGGGCCTTGACAAGTGGAAAGCGAGTATCGCCTGTCGAGTAGTTCGTCTGCTGCATACGGTGAGAGGACGTTTCGTCTGGTCACCTGTCCAGCCAAGGATAGATGTTGTATAGTAGGATGCATCGAAGGGCGTGCAAAGAAGCTGTAAGCTgtgggaggttggggaaAGGAGAGTGCAGTGGATATCCGAGGATGGCCGATAAGGTCCCAGTTGTTGCTTTGATGATGTTGTCGGCAAGTTCGGTCCAGGCACCGCCTACACAATGTAAAGCCCACCGAGCTACGCCCGACACACcttccccatcctcccctcctcccccctttcctccttccccatTGTCTCTTCACCATAtctcttctcttcttctcttctcatcctctcTTCCAAACCCACACCCCCCGCCATGCCGTACGCGTACGAGCACATCCCCGGCTTGTTCGAGCTCACGACATGGGATGAGGACGTGAGTGTGCGGGATGACGTGAGAGTGGGGGACGACAGGGGGCAAGGCGGGGAGGGAGTAAGAGAGAGTAACGACTCCTACGAGGCCTTCCGCGACCACCTATCTGGACGCCTGGGACTCTCCAAACCAGACTCTCTGAACCAGAGCTCGCAGCTGGCATCCGAACATCCGAACAGCGGCGCATTCCGCGATCGATCGCGTGAGCTGAAACTGACTCCAGATCAATGCGGGTTTCGGACTCCGCTCGTCGGGGTGGCATGAGTTCCGGAAGCACATCGATGGTGAGCGGCACTACGTATGTGCTGATGGCAGAGCTGCAGCGCTCCTGTGCAGAGAACGAGCAGATCAAGGTCATGTATACCGCCCGCCATGGGGAGGGTGAGCCCACCCGCGATTCCGCTGACGGGAGCCGAGCATAACATCCTATACCTCCGGTACGGGATGCcggacacggacgaggTGGGTTTGGGATTGGCATCAGCCCGTCCGGGGCGGAGCTTCATCTTGCCCATTCGACTTGGGTTCGGCCCCGCAGGCTCGGGCTTACTGACtcgctaaccccaggtcCAGCTCCGCTACCCGATCATTGACCCCGTGCTCACCCCCGCCGGACGCGAGCAGGCGACCAATCTCGCCCACGTGTTCCGGCGAGAGAGCTCGATGGGCATGCCCCTCCCGACGCGCTGGTATACGTCGCCGATGCGGCGGCCTGGCGAGACCGTCGGCCTGACCTGGGGCTGGCTGTATGGGAGGGGCGAGAACGACTTGCACGCCGAGGGGATCCTCAGGCGCAGTTCGGATCTGAGCCACGGtgtgcgcgccgaggtcgttgaAGTGAGTACAAGGAGAGAAGAAGCTGAGTATAGGAAATCCGCGAGCACCTGCATGTGCATCACTGCGACGAGCGGCTGGGCAAGAGCGAGCTCATGAAGATGTTCCCCGCCTTTGTGTGGCCTGACAGTATGCCGGACAAAGATACGGTGTGGCATCCGACAGGGCGGGAgacggaggacgagatggtTGCGCGCGCAGGCGAGGGACTGCGGATTATCATGGACAGCGCGAGGGACGATGTTTGTGAGTACGCCGAGTGAAGCGGGGCGGCTCTTGAAGCTCTTCAGCACCCGAGACGGGAAGTGTGGCGGTGGAAAAGGGAGAAGGGGACAAGTTGACACGTCGCTAATCGCAGACATCTCGATGACGGCGCACAGTGGTGTTCTGCGCGCACTGTACAAGAACTTGGGtgtgccgccgcgccgcctcaacACGGGCGAGATGaacgtcctcgtcctgcGCGTAAGCAAGGTGTAGTTATGTATAGTTGTATCTCAATATCTCCACTAGGGTGTGGATGCAGCATGTGGGACCAAGGGAAGGACGTGCACAGACACCATCGCAGCGCAACCGTCTTGGCATttcatcatcatcacatCACTCCAACTCcatcgccaccgccgccatcgccacctttgccatcgccctcgccaccttGATCTGTCCTTTGCCATCACCTTCCGGCATATATCACGcatcctcccctcccaaTCTTAGCCCGTCTTTCACGTGTTTCCCACCATGCCGCTCTACCCCACCAGTCCTGCCCCTCCGGCCAGTCCTGCCTCTGTCCTCAGCCACAGCCGGAAACATACACTCACCTCGTTGGCATCGAGTCGGTCGAGTCTTGCGTCGGTGCTAGAGGAGCCTGCTCCAGAGTGAGTGCTCTTCCTCCCAGGCCTCCTGGCTTTttcttccctccctccttccttccttacttcctccttctcggcccCCTTCgcttcatcctcctcctccatctcaccctcctctcgTTACTCTCTTACCTCTCCGTCTCGTCTCTTGTCTttccttcccttccttATCagccctctcccctccaATCCCTGCTGTCCCTCTCACCCACTCACCCATCTCGGGTATCGTCCCAGtccccccttcctccttcccatcCACCCCCCCACCTGCCCCGGGCGCCTCTTCGACCCGCCCCTcgctccttctcccgcTCTCTCGCCGCTTGCCGCTAACCTAGACCAACATCCTACGAATCCACCGGCCTCCTACACTACCCGCGCGAGGTCATCCTCTCCACTGGTGTCCCCGCAGCCTACCCAGAGCTATGGGGGACGTATACCCCTCTcgcagcgccgcgccggtcacgccgccgccgcgtgGCGAGCTGGTATACTCCCAACTGGGGGTGGGAACGGCTGCAGTTCTGAGTGGGGATTCGACAAGTTGGAGCTGCGATTCAACCCACCGAATGTAGGGATTCAACGAGTTGGAATGTTGCGATGTAAGGGGCGTTGTAGCAAGCGAGCTTAATCACCAGACCGCAAGACGGCCATATcgaggggagggagcgTCGAGAGAGCCAGCGCTGGACCCGACGCGACGCACCATACACGGACCTCCATAGCGAGCAGAGCACAGATGTACTTTCCTTGTACAAGCCCTTTGGCATCTGGAAGACAAGCGGACTCTGAAAGTGGAGGTAAGAGGACGGCTGACGTAATGACTATTGCCACGTGATATCCAGGAGTGCCACACCATGTCGCCGGGTTAAACCCGTAGTCCGTCCTACTCCGCCCGGCCGTTCGCTGGGGCCCGCCCTAggccccctccccctccctgCCGCCCTCACTACCCGATACACGGTGCTCACTGTTCACTGTTCAATCTCATCCACCACCAGTCTATTCATCAAAGTGAGATCACACACAAGAGGGAGACTGACACCAGAATGTTCGGTCTCCGCGCCTGGCCCACTCCCGTATGTCGCGTCGCAACCCAGCAGACGCAGTATTCATGAGAGGTGCTGACCAGGTCTTCCGTTCTCGCGTCGATTCGTACCGCCTCATCCCCTCCTTTCTCCTGCTCCCAACATGGCTCCCATCACTGCGCATCGCTCCCATCACTCCCATCGCCCCCATCACCCCCATCACTCCCATTACCCCTGTTCATCCCCAACACATGTTCGCGTTCTCCCGATCTATCCAAACTCGCATCTACACCCATGCCCCGCCTCACCCAAACTCGCATCTACACCCATGCcccgcctctcccgccAACAGATCCTCAAGCCCGTCGGCCCCTTCATCTTCGCGTCGGCGGTCGTCATTGCCGGCGTCTGGAAGCTCCAGGACATTGGTGTCTCGAGTGCGTATTGACCATGGGCTAGAtggaagagagagagggagaggtggatGTGCACTGGTCTAGGCAGTTTCGTTACTCGTGCGCCGACGATTTCGCGCAATACCGACtgcctcttcctcccccttgtactccccctcccaaccAACCCCGCACacactaaccccagcccccGAGGCCCTCAAGGACCCCAAGAACCCGTACGCCGCGTCGATCCTTGCTTCCAAGGCCCACTAAGCTAGTCGTACTAAGACATGCATGAATAGAAGCGGGTGAGGTGTAGAGTCAGGATGGAGTGGTGAGGGTGCCGGTGGTCAGTTTGATTGCCGGCACACATGTTCCTTCCCAAAGCAGTTGCAACGGGTTGCACTACATTTAGAGGTAGGACCGACACATCTTTAGAGGTAGGACCAACACTTCAAGATTCATTCACGACTACAATCTACTGCTGGACATAGTTCATTGCGCCAAGGAGCgcgcccaaccccgcctCTCCCGAG from Cutaneotrichosporon cavernicola HIS019 DNA, chromosome: 7b encodes:
- the IWS1 gene encoding uncharacterized protein (TFIIS helical bundle-like domain); its protein translation is MSSSPPPAEPEPTAPESPVGAPSPGASESAPAPAMANMFGSDDDNTAANTNDNMAPGSEAQEAREEGEGEGEYVPATESSAARIPSFKKRRGSGDEEGEDDEERERRKKKKKDARAERRARAAAEEEEEGGEDEPQLDEATRRRLALEERIDAVGKTNRAPRRKKKGDDIDIVEGYHDDVCVRLRDRMYTAAEADQKSNLKKMPATSKLAMLDEVVNALQNTTLWSSIIDNEVLKAVKMWLEPLPDKSLPAVGIQKAVFEVLPKMDLDTATIREAGLGPIVLFYTKTKRVTPSINRAAEALVQTWSRPIIKRPADFRSRYIQTADEMERAEYDEFDDDEEPRESRPRPKTKTKKQRFNVAEALTENRDRKGARLPNVRDVQYTVAPESRLTHHSGETGYIARIQQDNKKFNRFARQLKGQKSGR
- a CDS encoding uncharacterized protein (isomerase activity); its protein translation is MPYAYEHIPGLFELTTWDEDINAGFGLRSSGWHEFRKHIDELQRSCAENEQIKVMYTARHGEAEHNILYLRYGMPDTDEVQLRYPIIDPVLTPAGREQATNLAHVFRRESSMGMPLPTRWYTSPMRRPGETVGLTWGWLYGRGENDLHAEGILRRSSDLSHGVRAEVVEEIREHLHVHHCDERLGKSELMKMFPAFVWPDSMPDKDTVWHPTGRETEDEMVARAGEGLRIIMDSARDDVYISMTAHSGVLRALYKNLGVPPRRLNTGEMNVLVLRVSKV
- the ERG9 gene encoding uncharacterized protein (Squalene/phytoene synthase) gives rise to the protein MGALQFLIMGVTHPGELRSMIGYKIWRDTRDITNPKEFADTGYDRESMKRCWDFLDQTSRSFSMVIKELEGELARVVCLFYLVLRALDTVEDDMTVPNSVKLPLLREFHLKLHEPGWTFSGSGPNEKDRGVLVEFDIIQKEFALLDQKYQQVIGDVTRKMGKGMADFAALATPELPVAEVNSIADYDLYCHYVAGLVGEGLSGLFSSSAKERAFLKDQLTLSNSMGLLLQKTNIYRDIKEDVDEGRGFWPRAIWGNYGFNSMKELTDESRYREAQWAANEMVLDALRHSCDALDYLTLLKNQSVFNFVAIPAVMAMATLERCFMNPLIFKQNVKIRKGEAVQIILRSTNPRDVAFMFRDYARKIHAKVPKDEPNMLRFSISCARIEQWCEHHYPSFLMIQSGGEGKATTGIDPMSTDARAPLYLDLVKKAREQAEADRREKFMDDLRARGIIKPAAPETEEQKREREERIKKMENEPFPWLMIIGIIGGLIAVMVAMGYGVITLVMKYSDVSAAAGV